TAAATACTGCTTACATAAAAAAAAGACATATCCTTCTATACGTGCAGGATAATACTTATATTTTGACATTTGCACATTTTATTTGTATGAGATGAGTGTTAAAAATGCAAAAAAGAATTGACTTATAGTTCAATATGATATATATTTGGGCTGTACGAAAAATATATACCAGGAGAATATACCATGAAGACCATTTCGCTAAAAATTGATGATTCAATTTTCGGAGAAACCGAAAGCATTGTTTCTGTAATGCACAAACCACGCAATAGGTATATCAATGAGGCTATTGATCATTACAATAAATTGCAGAAACGAAAAATTATTGAAAATCAACTCAAAGCTGAGTCATTACTTGTAAAGGAAAATTCTATGTCTGTATTGAAAGAATTTGAGGGCATAGAAAATGAGTATTAAACAATTTGAAATTTGGATTGCTGATCTGAACCCGCAAATAGGAACTGAACCAGGAAAGACAAGGCCTGTATTAATAATCCAAACTAATTTGCTTAATAAGATTGATCATCCTTCAACAATTATTTGCCCTATTACAACACAAGTTAAAAAAGATTCCACCATTTTACGAGTTCATATACAGAAAGGTGTTGCCAATGTTTTGGAAAATTGCGACATAATGGTTGATCAAATTCGGGCTATTGACAACAAACGGCTTTTGAAAAAAGTCGGGAAATTACCAATAAATTTTATAAAACAACTTCAGGAAAATATCAAAACTGTCCTGGATTTAGAATAATATAATTTTGCATGATTTATGCACGTAGAGACGCACGGCCGTGCGTCTACCCCCTATCCAACCACCCACAACACCGCCAACAACACCACGCCCGCCCACAATCAAATCAACAATCAAAATTATTCCGCAAACCAAAATCAATATCATCATTTATTGCGGAATATAAATCCGTTATCAATTCACAAATTGACGATTATATTGATAAATCCAATTCGGATATTCCAAAATACAATCGAAATAATCATTTTTTTCGACCGAATTATCACGATCATATAATCCGAAATGTTAAAACACTCGGTAGTTTTTCCTTGACTTTCTAATATAATTTATTTACAATAGTAACGGTCTTTTCTTTAATATATTTTTTACTGCAGAATTCAACACACAAAGAGAAGCGTTTCATAGAGGGGAGAGGCAGACCGAATATTAATAATTTAATATGGGCTTTGCCTTGAAAGAACGAACTATTTATTCCGATTTTATATTTTCAGGCCGCTCTGCGGAGAGGGAATTGTGCGTTTTGATGGCCCGTCATGATAATGATGATTAACGATTGGAGGTCTGGAGTTAAATAAATCTAAAATCAAAAATCGGTGTTCGAAGGTATTATCCTGTAATCAGTCAATTGCTCCTGGTTTTGAAGAAAGAATTGTCTTATAAAAATGGCTGAATGAAGGAAATAAATTTTCCTTATATAAGAAAATTATTGAATTTTTCCTTTATTTAGACATGTTTTTCCTTATCATTGGACATATTGGGAAATGAGTATGTGGTAGATAGTAATATGTTATGTGTAAAAAAGTCTTGACAAATTGACAAAATATGATTACATTCCAACAAAAGAAGAATAATTATAGAGTGCAGTCCAATGAAAGAAAATATTATCTCAACATACCGAAGACTCTTAAATAGTACTAACTATCAGACTCATCGATATTTATTTAATACATTCAATACGAACAGTCGATTAACTGGTTTAGTTGGTCCTCGTGGCACAGGTAAAACCACCCTTCTTCTTCAATATATTAAAGAAAAAATCAAAAATAAAAAAGAATCTATTTACGTTTCATTGGACAATATTTATTTCACACAAGCCAAATTGATTAATTTTGTCGATGACCTGTATGAAATAACTGGTATTCGAAATTATTTTTTTGATGAAGTTCATAAATATCCTAACTGGGATCAGGAACTCAAAAATATTTATGATTCATATCCGAATATTAATATTGTATTCTCAGGCAGTTCCAGTATGGATTTGATAAAAGGAACTTATGACCTGTCACGAAGAGGAAAACTATTTAAATTGGGAGGAATGTCCTTTCGGGAATATCTTGAATTCCGATTAGGTGTAACTATAAAAAATTACACTTTCAATCAAATTTTATACAACCCGGAATCGATTATTGAAGAAATATCAGAAATCGAAAGATTAAAAGGACATTTCCTTGAATATTTAGATTCGGGTTATTATCCATTTTTATTTGAGGATGAAGAGAATTATTTTCAAAAAATTATGAATATTATTGATAAAACGATTTACGAAGATATTTCTAATTACTACAAATTAAAGACTGAAAATTTAATAAATTTCAGAAGAATTCTTTCATATCTGGCAACAATTCCTCCCGGAGAACTCAATCGAAATAATATTTCAAAACATATTGGTCTTGACAATAAAAC
The nucleotide sequence above comes from bacterium. Encoded proteins:
- a CDS encoding ATP-binding protein yields the protein MKENIISTYRRLLNSTNYQTHRYLFNTFNTNSRLTGLVGPRGTGKTTLLLQYIKEKIKNKKESIYVSLDNIYFTQAKLINFVDDLYEITGIRNYFFDEVHKYPNWDQELKNIYDSYPNINIVFSGSSSMDLIKGTYDLSRRGKLFKLGGMSFREYLEFRLGVTIKNYTFNQILYNPESIIEEISEIERLKGHFLEYLDSGYYPFLFEDEENYFQKIMNIIDKTIYEDISNYYKLKTENLINFRRILSYLATIPPGELNRNNISKHIGLDNKTVENYLNILNETGLVCLIKENKSGSGLLKATEKIYLDNSNIYKAIINEIGFEYRKGTVREIFFIKMLQNSGEKVYYSRIGDFNVQGYNFEIGGKSKKKKQIKESLQNSYLVKDDIVFPTENEIPLYLFGFLY
- a CDS encoding type II toxin-antitoxin system PemK/MazF family toxin, with the translated sequence MSIKQFEIWIADLNPQIGTEPGKTRPVLIIQTNLLNKIDHPSTIICPITTQVKKDSTILRVHIQKGVANVLENCDIMVDQIRAIDNKRLLKKVGKLPINFIKQLQENIKTVLDLE